A genomic segment from Actinoplanes sichuanensis encodes:
- a CDS encoding branched-chain amino acid ABC transporter permease produces MSEFIYLTFDGLSRGLVYAAFALALVLIWRAARIVNFAQGAMAVSTVYVAYSVTNATGSYWLGFAAALLAGLALGVTVERVVMRFVDHSSPLNGVVVALGLVLIIQGVLGIVYGNEFLPFATPFSRDAFEVGGVAMLSRYDLFVFAAVGTVVVALTLLFTRTAIGLRMRAAAFAPDVSRLLGVSVGGMLTLGWALAAAVGSLAAILVVPTELGVHPTAMDVVFVSAFAAAVVGGLDSPIGAVVGGLIVGVLLSYVSGYIDVTVAPMAVLALLVVVLLGRPGGLFSSSKARVA; encoded by the coding sequence ATGAGCGAGTTCATCTACCTCACCTTCGACGGGCTCAGTCGCGGGCTGGTCTATGCCGCTTTCGCGCTGGCCCTGGTGCTCATCTGGCGGGCCGCCCGGATCGTCAACTTCGCACAGGGCGCGATGGCGGTGTCCACCGTGTACGTCGCGTACTCGGTCACGAACGCCACCGGTTCGTACTGGCTGGGGTTCGCGGCGGCGCTGCTGGCCGGGCTGGCGCTGGGCGTCACCGTCGAGCGGGTGGTGATGCGGTTCGTCGACCACTCGTCTCCGCTCAACGGGGTGGTGGTCGCGCTCGGGCTGGTCCTGATCATCCAGGGCGTGCTCGGCATCGTCTACGGCAACGAGTTCCTGCCGTTCGCGACGCCGTTCAGCCGGGACGCGTTCGAGGTCGGTGGGGTGGCGATGCTGTCCCGGTACGACCTGTTCGTCTTCGCGGCGGTGGGCACCGTGGTCGTCGCTCTCACGCTGCTGTTCACCCGTACCGCCATCGGGTTGCGAATGCGGGCGGCGGCCTTCGCTCCGGACGTGTCCCGGCTGCTCGGGGTTTCGGTGGGCGGCATGTTGACGCTCGGCTGGGCGCTGGCGGCGGCGGTGGGCTCACTCGCCGCGATCCTGGTCGTCCCCACCGAGCTGGGTGTGCATCCGACGGCGATGGACGTGGTCTTCGTATCGGCGTTCGCGGCGGCCGTGGTCGGTGGCCTGGACAGCCCGATCGGCGCGGTCGTGGGTGGGCTGATCGTCGGCGTCCTGCTGTCGTACGTCAGTGGATACATCGACGTCACGGTCGCCCCGATGGCGGTTCTCGCCCTGCTCGTCGTGGTCCTGCTGGGCCGGCCGGGCGGGCTGTTCTCCAGCTCGAAAGCGAGGGTGGCATGA
- a CDS encoding MFS transporter yields MADRHPRRWLILGVLCLSLLVVVVDNMVLNIAIPSLIRDLGASTADIQWIIDAYILVFAGVLLTAGSLSDRYGRRRGLVIGLVVFGGASALATLCQTPGQLIAVRGVMGLGAAFLMPGTLAILTTVFAEDERKKAIAIWSSVLMLGALGGPTLGGLLLEHFWWGSVFLLNIPIAILGIIAALAIIPESKGPATRPDTVGALLSTIGMAALVWGVISAPGHGWESPRTAGGFVVALVALIGFVLWERRVDEPMLPLSLFGDRNFRGASLSLVLLSFSAGGVMLAITQYLQFVLGYEPIRAGAAFIPMIVTTMAFNGIGVVVDKRFGARVALAAGLLLVAGGFAVLASLDPADGYLKLAAALVIIGMGSGVASPAAVGTLLGALPPERAGVGSAVNDTVQQVGTALSVAVLGSVLTTAYRAAMPSGTTGPARDSLGDALGVAAATGDAGLADVARAAFVDAIAVTSLIGVVGGIAAAVLAAAVLRPKPATIPGDPDPLSTEAVSGPPLSTDTEPKPAGIERPY; encoded by the coding sequence ATGGCCGATCGTCACCCGCGACGCTGGCTGATCCTGGGCGTTCTCTGCCTGAGCCTGCTCGTGGTCGTCGTGGACAACATGGTCCTCAACATCGCGATCCCGTCATTGATCCGCGATCTCGGCGCGAGCACCGCCGACATTCAGTGGATCATCGACGCGTACATCCTGGTCTTCGCCGGTGTGCTGCTCACCGCCGGCAGCCTCTCCGACCGGTACGGCCGCCGCCGTGGCCTGGTCATCGGCCTGGTGGTCTTCGGTGGCGCTTCGGCGCTGGCCACGCTCTGCCAGACCCCCGGCCAGCTGATCGCGGTCCGTGGCGTGATGGGCCTGGGAGCCGCGTTTCTGATGCCGGGCACGCTCGCCATCCTGACCACGGTCTTCGCCGAGGATGAGCGCAAGAAGGCGATCGCCATCTGGAGCTCGGTCCTGATGCTCGGCGCCCTCGGTGGCCCGACACTGGGCGGCCTGCTGCTGGAGCACTTCTGGTGGGGCTCGGTCTTCCTGCTCAACATCCCGATCGCGATCCTCGGGATCATCGCCGCCCTGGCGATCATCCCGGAGTCGAAGGGTCCGGCCACCCGCCCCGACACGGTCGGCGCGCTGCTCTCCACGATCGGCATGGCCGCCCTGGTCTGGGGTGTGATCTCGGCACCCGGGCACGGCTGGGAGTCACCGCGCACCGCGGGCGGTTTCGTGGTCGCCCTGGTCGCGCTGATCGGGTTCGTCCTCTGGGAGCGCCGGGTCGACGAACCCATGCTGCCGCTGTCGCTCTTCGGCGATCGCAACTTCCGGGGTGCCAGCCTGTCTCTGGTACTGCTCTCCTTCTCGGCCGGCGGGGTGATGCTGGCGATCACGCAGTACCTCCAGTTCGTTCTCGGTTACGAGCCGATCCGGGCCGGGGCCGCCTTCATTCCGATGATCGTGACGACGATGGCCTTCAACGGCATCGGCGTGGTGGTGGACAAGCGGTTCGGCGCGCGGGTGGCGCTGGCGGCCGGGCTCCTGCTGGTGGCGGGTGGATTCGCGGTGCTGGCGTCGCTGGATCCCGCGGACGGCTACCTGAAACTCGCGGCCGCCCTGGTGATCATCGGAATGGGCAGTGGAGTGGCGTCGCCGGCCGCGGTGGGAACGCTGCTCGGAGCACTACCACCGGAGCGGGCCGGCGTCGGGTCAGCGGTCAACGACACGGTGCAGCAGGTCGGGACCGCGCTGAGTGTCGCGGTGCTGGGCAGCGTGCTGACCACCGCCTACCGCGCGGCCATGCCGTCCGGCACCACCGGTCCGGCACGGGACTCGCTCGGTGACGCCCTCGGCGTCGCGGCCGCGACCGGTGACGCCGGGCTGGCCGATGTGGCCCGGGCGGCGTTCGTCGACGCCATCGCGGTCACCTCTCTCATCGGTGTGGTGGGCGGGATCGCGGCGGCGGTGCTGGCCGCCGCGGTGTTGCGCCCGAAGCCTGCCACGATTCCGGGCGACCCCGATCCGTTGTCCACAGAAGCCGTATCCGGTCCGCCGTTGTCCACAGACACGGAGCCGAAACCGGCCGGGATCGAACGCCCGTACTAA
- a CDS encoding alpha-ketoglutarate-dependent dioxygenase AlkB, translated as MTSAYQPSMFDLMSGPAEAVTSLTGRLTRHRLTAGAWVDVLPGWLHGSDAVFETLLGIDWRAERRKMYDDVVDVPRLLRWFGPREQLPHPALVAARGELNRHYAEELGEEFVTAGMCLYRDGRDSVAWHGDTIGRSATEDTMVAIVSFGSPRNLLLRPRAGGHETLRFPLGHGDLIVMGGSCQRTWEHAVPKTAKAVGPRISVQFRPAGVA; from the coding sequence ATGACCAGCGCTTACCAGCCATCGATGTTCGACCTGATGTCCGGGCCGGCTGAGGCGGTCACGTCCTTGACCGGCCGCCTCACCCGGCATCGACTCACCGCCGGCGCGTGGGTCGACGTGCTGCCCGGCTGGCTGCACGGCTCGGACGCCGTCTTCGAAACCCTGCTCGGCATCGACTGGCGGGCCGAGCGGCGCAAGATGTATGACGACGTCGTCGACGTCCCCCGGCTCCTGCGGTGGTTCGGCCCGCGGGAGCAACTGCCACATCCCGCCCTGGTGGCGGCGCGGGGCGAGCTCAACCGGCACTACGCCGAGGAGTTGGGCGAGGAGTTCGTGACCGCGGGCATGTGTCTCTACCGCGACGGCCGCGACAGCGTGGCCTGGCACGGTGACACCATCGGCCGGTCGGCCACCGAGGACACCATGGTCGCCATCGTCTCGTTCGGGTCGCCCCGCAACCTGCTTCTTCGACCACGGGCCGGTGGCCACGAGACGCTGCGGTTCCCGCTCGGGCACGGCGATCTGATCGTGATGGGCGGGTCCTGTCAGCGCACCTGGGAGCACGCGGTGCCGAAGACGGCGAAAGCGGTCGGACCGCGGATCAGCGTGCAGTTCCGGCCGGCCGGAGTGGCCTGA
- a CDS encoding ABC transporter ATP-binding protein encodes MSGALLQVEGLTAGYDAAPVLHDVDLTVQPGEIVAVLGANGAGKTTLLRTLSGLVRSTRGRVMLDGDDLAGTKVEHLVRRGIAHVPEGRGVVTELTVDENLRLGGLWRRDRADAKVALDEVYDLFPPLAQRRTFAGHQLSGGERQMLALGRALIGRPRLLLLDEPSLGLAPKVTRHIMTLLRDLRERTGLAVLLVEQNVRSALSIADEGVVLSLGRVVVRNKASVLRDDADLRHAYLGF; translated from the coding sequence ATGAGCGGCGCATTGCTGCAGGTCGAAGGCCTGACCGCCGGGTACGACGCGGCGCCCGTACTGCATGACGTCGACCTCACCGTCCAACCGGGAGAGATCGTCGCCGTGCTCGGGGCGAACGGTGCCGGCAAGACGACTTTGCTGCGCACTCTGTCCGGTCTGGTCCGCAGCACACGCGGCCGGGTCATGCTGGACGGCGACGATCTGGCCGGCACCAAAGTGGAGCATCTGGTGCGGCGGGGCATCGCGCACGTCCCCGAGGGCCGTGGCGTGGTCACCGAGCTCACCGTCGACGAGAACCTGCGGCTCGGCGGTCTGTGGCGGCGCGACCGGGCCGACGCGAAAGTCGCTCTCGACGAGGTCTACGACCTGTTCCCGCCCCTGGCGCAACGCCGGACCTTCGCCGGGCACCAGTTGTCCGGCGGCGAGCGGCAGATGCTCGCGCTCGGCCGGGCGCTGATCGGCCGGCCGCGGTTGCTACTGCTCGACGAGCCGTCCCTGGGCCTCGCGCCGAAGGTGACCCGGCACATCATGACCCTGCTGCGTGACCTGCGGGAACGTACCGGGCTCGCGGTTCTGCTGGTCGAGCAGAACGTACGCAGCGCCCTCTCCATCGCCGACGAGGGCGTGGTGCTCTCGCTGGGCCGGGTGGTGGTGCGCAACAAGGCGTCGGTGCTCCGTGACGACGCCGACCTCCGTCACGCCTACCTGGGGTTCTGA
- a CDS encoding ABC transporter ATP-binding protein, with translation MSTDSQLKELALHDITVRFGGLTALDNVSLRVAPGRIVGVIGPNGAGKTTLFNVICGFVQPTSGSLTLDGSPWRPRPHHLNRLGIARTLQGVGQFAGMTVLDNVMVGARHRHAESEALAALDRCGVARYAGAYPGALPYAIRKRIELARALVAKPRILMLDEPAGGLDADEIAWLGALIKETGTTVLLVEHHMDLVMSVCDEILVLDFGKPIAIGSPAEISANPKVTEAYLGAAA, from the coding sequence ATGTCAACAGATTCCCAGCTCAAGGAGCTTGCGCTCCACGACATCACGGTCCGCTTCGGCGGCCTGACCGCCCTCGACAATGTGTCCCTGCGCGTGGCGCCGGGACGGATCGTCGGCGTCATCGGGCCCAACGGCGCGGGCAAGACCACCCTTTTCAACGTCATCTGTGGTTTCGTGCAGCCGACCTCCGGGTCGCTCACTCTGGACGGGAGCCCGTGGCGGCCCCGCCCACACCACCTGAACCGTCTGGGCATCGCCCGGACCCTTCAGGGGGTCGGCCAGTTCGCCGGCATGACCGTGCTGGACAACGTGATGGTCGGCGCCCGTCACCGGCACGCGGAGTCCGAGGCGCTGGCCGCACTGGACCGGTGCGGTGTCGCACGTTATGCGGGCGCCTATCCGGGTGCACTGCCATACGCGATCCGTAAACGCATCGAGCTGGCTCGCGCCCTGGTGGCGAAGCCGCGCATTCTGATGCTCGACGAGCCGGCCGGCGGCCTGGACGCCGACGAGATCGCCTGGCTCGGCGCTTTGATCAAGGAGACCGGCACCACCGTGCTGTTGGTCGAGCACCACATGGACCTGGTGATGTCGGTCTGCGACGAGATTCTGGTCCTCGACTTCGGAAAACCGATCGCAATCGGCTCCCCAGCCGAGATCAGCGCGAACCCCAAGGTCACCGAGGCCTACCTCGGCGCGGCGGCCTGA